One part of the Granulicella arctica genome encodes these proteins:
- a CDS encoding type III pantothenate kinase codes for MLLAIDVGNSNTVFGLYKLGTEGAPAVLVADWRMTTPSGQTTDEFGSTLRNLFALRGLDMSVVDGIAVSSVVPPLDWMLRQVSELYFKVKPLFIEPGVKTGLPVLTDNPSEVGADRIVNCVAAFERFGGPTIVVDMGTATTFDVISKKGEFLGGAIAPGLGISADALFSRAARLPRIEVKKPAKIIGTGTVDNIQIGLYYGYIGLVDGILERMIAEMGPETKTVATGGLARLIAGGSKHLKTVDEMLTLTGLRIVYERHLERNRKRST; via the coding sequence ATGTTGCTGGCGATCGATGTAGGGAATTCGAATACGGTATTTGGACTGTACAAGCTGGGGACCGAGGGCGCACCGGCGGTTCTGGTGGCAGACTGGCGCATGACCACGCCCTCCGGTCAGACGACGGACGAGTTCGGCAGCACGCTACGAAACCTGTTCGCCCTGCGCGGGCTCGATATGAGCGTGGTGGATGGTATCGCAGTCTCGTCGGTGGTTCCTCCTCTCGATTGGATGTTGCGGCAGGTCAGTGAGCTCTACTTCAAGGTGAAGCCGCTGTTCATTGAGCCCGGCGTAAAGACCGGCCTCCCGGTGCTGACCGACAACCCTTCTGAGGTCGGGGCGGACCGGATCGTAAACTGCGTCGCCGCCTTTGAGAGATTCGGAGGCCCCACAATTGTCGTGGACATGGGTACAGCGACAACGTTCGATGTAATCTCGAAGAAGGGCGAGTTCCTGGGCGGAGCGATCGCCCCCGGCCTGGGCATCTCGGCGGACGCGCTCTTCAGCAGAGCCGCACGGCTGCCACGTATCGAGGTCAAGAAGCCTGCCAAGATCATCGGCACCGGAACCGTCGACAACATCCAGATCGGGCTCTACTACGGCTATATCGGACTCGTAGACGGCATCCTGGAACGGATGATCGCCGAGATGGGACCGGAGACCAAAACAGTCGCAACCGGTGGTCTCGCGAGACTGATCGCAGGCGGCTCAAAGCACCTCAAGACAGTAGACGAGATGCTGACACTGACCGGACTGCGGATCGTCTACGAACGGCATCTGGAACGGAATCGCAAACGCAGCACGTAG
- a CDS encoding biotin--[acetyl-CoA-carboxylase] ligase has translation MPVSFSTEAVEAGLSGTQFSGLIHHFPSVKSTNTLALAAAQAGTQGGVWIADEQTAGRGRGGHTWHSAAGDGLYVSALVRPSLPLTRALWLSLATGLATQTAIAEVTGLTPDIRWPNDLLLAGKKCGGILVETALAAQTEEPATLRYAVIGVGINVNHAEFPPELSTLATSLRQETGKPWPRESLLTALLRALDQEIRSLETNDNHLLERFAHASSWVRGKHVQVGEDGGYTGVTAGLNAEGFLLVEGDDGVRHTVFSGGVRAL, from the coding sequence ATGCCAGTTAGTTTCTCGACCGAGGCGGTCGAAGCTGGGCTGTCGGGAACACAGTTCTCCGGATTGATACACCACTTCCCCTCCGTGAAGTCGACCAACACCCTGGCGCTCGCAGCCGCGCAGGCCGGAACACAGGGCGGCGTCTGGATCGCGGATGAGCAGACCGCAGGACGCGGGCGCGGCGGCCATACATGGCACTCCGCCGCAGGGGACGGGCTCTATGTGAGCGCCCTGGTGCGGCCATCGCTTCCGCTGACGCGGGCACTTTGGCTGTCGCTTGCAACCGGGCTCGCTACGCAGACCGCTATCGCCGAGGTAACCGGTTTGACGCCGGATATCCGCTGGCCCAACGATCTTCTGCTGGCGGGGAAAAAGTGCGGGGGCATCCTCGTTGAGACTGCGCTCGCTGCGCAGACAGAGGAGCCGGCTACGCTACGTTACGCGGTGATCGGAGTTGGCATCAACGTGAACCATGCGGAGTTTCCTCCGGAGCTATCGACATTGGCAACCTCGTTGCGACAGGAGACTGGAAAGCCATGGCCTCGCGAGAGCCTCCTGACAGCCCTGCTGCGTGCGCTCGATCAGGAGATTCGTTCGCTGGAGACCAATGACAATCACCTGCTGGAGCGGTTCGCACACGCGTCGAGCTGGGTGCGAGGCAAGCATGTTCAGGTAGGCGAGGACGGCGGCTATACTGGCGTGACCGCCGGCCTCAACGCAGAGGGATTTTTGCTCGTCGAGGGCGACGACGGCGTGCGGCATACAGTGTTTTCGGGCGGAGTACGCGCTCTGTAA
- the nadC gene encoding carboxylating nicotinate-nucleotide diphosphorylase, translating into MDWKSKRVRTILEAALAEDKAATDVTTALTVSPTLRATGTIVAKQACVVSGLGCIPAFLEIFAKMSGTTGRFEVVSHPEIFDGVKVKKGQTIAVIRYKAAAILSCERVILNLMQRMSGIATLTNEFVKELAGTKTKVLDTRKTIPGLRALDKYAVSCGGGVNHRLDLQDGILIKNNHISLGGGLPTALESALKGRRKGQVVQVEVRSPEELEQAIAGGAESILLDNMTPAAVKKSVKQIRAALPGVPVEASGNMNLKTVRTYALAGVDFISVGALTHSAVAVDLSMRIAADAS; encoded by the coding sequence ATGGACTGGAAGAGCAAACGGGTACGAACGATTCTGGAAGCAGCACTGGCCGAAGACAAGGCAGCAACCGATGTTACGACAGCGTTGACGGTCTCTCCGACGTTGCGGGCGACGGGAACCATCGTCGCAAAGCAGGCGTGTGTCGTCTCGGGGCTGGGGTGCATCCCGGCCTTCCTGGAGATCTTCGCAAAGATGAGCGGTACGACTGGCCGGTTCGAGGTCGTGAGCCATCCCGAGATCTTCGACGGCGTAAAGGTAAAGAAGGGCCAGACCATCGCAGTCATCCGGTACAAGGCGGCGGCCATTCTGTCGTGCGAGCGCGTGATCCTGAACCTGATGCAGCGCATGAGCGGCATCGCCACACTGACGAACGAGTTTGTGAAGGAACTTGCCGGGACGAAGACCAAGGTCCTCGATACCCGCAAGACGATCCCCGGCCTCCGCGCTTTGGACAAATACGCCGTATCGTGTGGCGGAGGCGTAAACCACCGGCTCGACCTACAGGATGGAATCCTGATCAAGAACAACCATATCTCCCTCGGTGGCGGCCTTCCCACGGCTCTTGAGAGTGCATTGAAGGGCAGACGCAAGGGACAGGTAGTACAGGTCGAAGTGCGAAGCCCTGAAGAGCTGGAACAGGCGATTGCCGGCGGAGCCGAGTCGATCCTGCTCGACAATATGACACCCGCAGCAGTGAAGAAGTCCGTGAAGCAGATTCGCGCGGCGCTTCCGGGCGTGCCGGTCGAGGCCTCAGGCAATATGAATCTGAAGACCGTTCGGACCTATGCGCTGGCAGGAGTGGACTTCATCTCAGTGGGAGCGCTCACGCACTCAGCGGTAGCGGTCGACCTGAGCATGAGGATTGCCGCGGATGCCAGTTAG
- a CDS encoding valine--tRNA ligase: MSHELPKAYDPTAIEERWAEYWVRERLFDVATPENTSKATKKFTLLLPPPNVTGRLHMGHMLNQAEMDILTRWHRMSGEISMWVPGTDHAGIATQMMVERQLAGEGKKRQELGREAFVERVWEWKGVYGGAILDQMKRLGASVDWSREYFTMDDRLSIAVKEAFVRLHEQGLIYRGAYIVNWCPRCQTAISDLEVVHEDQLGKLWEIRYPLADGSGSIVIATTRPETMLGDVAVAVNAKDQRYAAMIGKMLKLPLVGREILIVADDWANPEFGTGAVKVTPAHDPNDFAIGQRHNLPNINVMDETAHINEAGGVYTGLDRYQARTQILADLEELGLLVAVKDHNNSIGRCDRCKTVVEPRLSKQWFVKIQPLADKAIRAVDEGHIKFTPDQYRKTYDEWMRNIHDWCISRQLWWGHRIPAWHCSACSEITVSRETPTSCGTCGSAEIVQETDVLDTWFSSGLLPFTVFGWPESTPDLAAFYPTQLLVTGFDILFFWVARMIMLGCHFMLDVPMPYGSPRELKDAVPFKEVYIHALVRDADRQKMSKTKGNVIDPIDIIGRFGTDAVRFTLASMASPGTDIAFSEARTEGYRAFANKIWNAARFLFMNVDRAQEAGVTVDLTKLDAALRNVDEAPLETRWILAKLSAASAEVDSSLSQYRFDEAANAIYQFFWGDFCDWYIEIVKLRLEFGEGADLVAAKTALTTLLAVFEAALRLLSPFMPFITEEIWHAFYDNAAPAKSIALTRFPQAADIASDAASVSAMEVLQQMIVTVRGLRKEMAVPEKEATPIIVFADNRVVALADDNKALLARLARVSEIEFASTALTGDNTRSAAGFDVAVVYERQIDVAAERERLTKDIAKFEKGLAAAERQLGNETFMSKAPAHIVESLRKQSSETQMLYDKAKAALEALPQ; this comes from the coding sequence ATGAGCCACGAACTGCCAAAAGCATACGATCCGACCGCCATAGAAGAACGCTGGGCTGAATACTGGGTGCGCGAGCGCCTGTTTGATGTAGCCACGCCAGAAAATACGTCCAAGGCAACCAAAAAGTTCACCCTTTTGCTGCCTCCGCCCAATGTAACAGGCCGCCTGCACATGGGCCATATGCTTAATCAGGCGGAGATGGACATCCTGACCCGCTGGCATCGCATGTCGGGCGAGATCTCGATGTGGGTCCCCGGAACCGACCACGCCGGCATCGCCACGCAGATGATGGTGGAGCGCCAGCTTGCGGGCGAGGGCAAAAAGCGCCAGGAGCTGGGCCGCGAGGCCTTCGTCGAGCGCGTCTGGGAGTGGAAGGGTGTCTACGGCGGCGCGATCCTCGACCAAATGAAGCGTCTCGGCGCCAGTGTCGACTGGAGCCGCGAGTACTTCACCATGGACGACCGGCTGAGCATCGCGGTCAAAGAGGCCTTCGTCCGCCTGCACGAGCAGGGATTGATCTATCGGGGCGCCTATATCGTCAACTGGTGTCCGCGCTGTCAGACTGCAATCTCAGATCTCGAGGTCGTTCACGAGGACCAGCTCGGCAAGCTGTGGGAGATCCGCTACCCGCTCGCCGACGGCTCCGGCTCCATCGTCATCGCAACCACGCGCCCGGAGACGATGCTGGGCGACGTCGCCGTGGCCGTCAATGCCAAGGACCAGCGCTACGCTGCCATGATCGGCAAGATGCTGAAGCTGCCACTAGTCGGCCGCGAGATCCTCATCGTCGCAGACGACTGGGCGAATCCGGAGTTCGGCACCGGTGCGGTCAAGGTGACCCCGGCGCACGATCCCAACGACTTCGCCATCGGCCAACGCCATAACCTGCCCAACATCAATGTGATGGATGAGACCGCCCACATCAATGAGGCAGGCGGCGTCTATACAGGACTGGATCGGTATCAGGCCCGGACGCAGATTCTCGCGGACCTCGAGGAGCTTGGCCTGCTGGTCGCGGTGAAGGATCACAACAACTCGATTGGCCGCTGCGATCGCTGCAAGACAGTCGTCGAGCCGCGCCTCAGCAAGCAGTGGTTCGTCAAGATTCAGCCCCTCGCCGACAAGGCCATCCGTGCCGTCGACGAAGGCCACATCAAGTTCACGCCCGACCAGTACCGCAAGACCTACGACGAGTGGATGCGCAACATCCACGACTGGTGCATCTCGCGCCAGCTCTGGTGGGGGCATCGCATCCCGGCCTGGCACTGTAGCGCATGCAGCGAGATCACCGTCTCGCGCGAAACGCCGACATCTTGTGGCACGTGCGGCTCCGCAGAGATCGTGCAGGAGACAGACGTCCTCGACACCTGGTTCTCCTCCGGCCTGCTTCCCTTCACCGTCTTTGGCTGGCCGGAAAGCACGCCCGATCTCGCCGCGTTCTACCCGACGCAACTGCTGGTCACGGGCTTCGACATCCTCTTCTTCTGGGTCGCACGCATGATCATGCTCGGCTGCCACTTCATGCTCGACGTTCCGATGCCCTATGGCAGCCCGCGTGAACTGAAGGACGCAGTGCCCTTCAAAGAGGTCTACATTCACGCTCTGGTGCGCGATGCGGACCGGCAGAAGATGTCGAAGACCAAGGGCAACGTCATCGATCCAATCGACATCATCGGTCGCTTCGGTACAGATGCCGTGCGCTTCACCCTCGCAAGCATGGCCTCGCCCGGCACCGATATCGCCTTCAGCGAGGCTCGCACCGAAGGCTATCGTGCCTTCGCCAACAAGATCTGGAACGCGGCACGCTTCCTCTTCATGAACGTCGATCGCGCACAGGAGGCTGGCGTCACCGTCGATCTGACGAAGCTCGACGCTGCACTCCGCAACGTCGACGAGGCTCCACTCGAAACCCGTTGGATTCTAGCGAAGCTCAGTGCTGCTTCGGCTGAAGTAGACTCCTCTCTGAGCCAGTACCGCTTCGATGAAGCAGCAAACGCGATCTACCAGTTCTTCTGGGGCGACTTCTGCGACTGGTACATCGAGATCGTCAAACTTCGTCTGGAGTTCGGCGAGGGCGCCGATCTAGTTGCGGCGAAGACCGCATTGACGACGCTTCTAGCCGTATTCGAAGCCGCATTGCGCCTGCTCAGCCCCTTCATGCCCTTCATCACCGAAGAGATCTGGCACGCCTTCTACGACAACGCGGCACCAGCAAAGTCCATCGCGCTCACGCGCTTCCCCCAGGCCGCAGATATCGCCTCCGATGCCGCCAGCGTGTCCGCCATGGAGGTCTTGCAGCAGATGATCGTGACCGTCCGCGGCCTGCGCAAGGAGATGGCTGTTCCCGAGAAAGAAGCCACACCCATCATCGTCTTCGCCGACAACCGCGTGGTGGCCCTTGCAGACGACAATAAAGCCCTACTGGCTCGTCTGGCGCGGGTAAGCGAGATCGAGTTCGCCTCTACCGCATTGACGGGCGACAACACGCGCAGCGCGGCAGGGTTCGACGTCGCCGTCGTCTACGAACGGCAGATCGACGTGGCCGCAGAGCGTGAGCGACTGACGAAAGATATTGCGAAGTTCGAAAAGGGCCTCGCAGCAGCGGAGCGTCAGTTGGGCAATGAGACCTTCATGTCCAAAGCACCGGCACACATCGTCGAAAGCCTGCGAAAGCAGTCATCGGAGACGCAGATGCTGTATGACAAGGCAAAGGCCGCGCTGGAGGCTCTGCCACAGTAG
- the bamD gene encoding outer membrane protein assembly factor BamD: MMKHSFFPSLRAGLLAGVAVAAMFSTGLSAGAQATESNPSTAPAPAATTAPQPQEGTMNANPAIVPEKKKLTKDEKRESKVIQSKDTKKQLRKDKKNNPLVGVDVKLPDKQLYDKAMDAAKRGHYDVARLDLQTLLNTYPDSEFQMRAKLAIADSWYKEGGTAALTQAESEYKDFITFFPNAPEAAEAQMRVGDIYFRQMDKPDRDYAKAKHAEEEYRLMLQQFPDSTLVPAAQQRLREVQEAMATRESQIGEYYSTHANWPATIARYQTVVDTYPLYSHMDDTLVGLGDAYEAEARYVRTLKLPEAGKARLEKIYDDQAAAAYRRVVLEHSAAPHVEDAKDRLAAMNLPIPVPTPEQVAASVALENSRAQYKLTDRVGLILFRKPDVVTAARIGDPPLTDPKATLAPTVTRQVYADFNSALNPNAAVAKPVAAPTESTPASATDASAAPAAAPAAPAAPLQLQDVPTAAGGSGDTSAVMTAVPGNSGGSSTGAGSNSLGVEIVSPSSAAPAAETPGGLKAVGPPNATPLPEVEKAAPAPDAVNDIKPGTQPAAQTPPANGKKVKPEFDKGDESSSKHKKKKGLDKLNPF, translated from the coding sequence ATGATGAAGCATTCCTTTTTTCCCAGCCTGCGAGCCGGCCTTCTGGCCGGAGTTGCCGTAGCTGCCATGTTTTCCACCGGCCTCAGCGCCGGAGCACAGGCGACCGAGTCGAACCCCTCCACAGCCCCGGCGCCGGCAGCTACCACCGCGCCGCAGCCGCAGGAAGGGACCATGAATGCCAATCCCGCAATCGTTCCTGAAAAGAAAAAGCTCACCAAGGACGAGAAGCGCGAGTCGAAGGTCATCCAGTCCAAGGATACGAAGAAGCAGCTGCGCAAGGACAAGAAGAATAATCCGCTGGTGGGTGTCGATGTGAAGCTGCCGGATAAGCAGCTCTATGACAAGGCCATGGACGCCGCCAAGCGCGGCCACTACGACGTTGCACGACTCGATCTGCAGACGCTTCTGAACACCTATCCCGACTCAGAGTTCCAGATGCGCGCCAAGCTGGCCATCGCTGACTCCTGGTACAAGGAAGGCGGCACCGCAGCGCTGACACAAGCGGAGAGCGAGTACAAGGACTTCATCACCTTCTTCCCGAACGCCCCCGAAGCAGCCGAGGCCCAGATGCGCGTGGGCGACATCTACTTCCGCCAGATGGACAAGCCGGATCGCGACTACGCGAAGGCAAAGCACGCCGAAGAAGAGTATCGCCTGATGTTGCAGCAGTTCCCCGACTCCACGCTTGTCCCCGCCGCCCAGCAACGGCTGCGCGAAGTGCAGGAGGCTATGGCGACACGCGAGAGTCAGATCGGCGAATACTACTCGACCCACGCCAACTGGCCGGCAACGATCGCACGCTACCAGACGGTGGTCGACACCTATCCGCTATACAGCCACATGGACGATACGCTGGTTGGCCTTGGCGACGCATATGAAGCCGAAGCGCGCTATGTCCGCACCTTGAAGCTGCCCGAAGCGGGTAAGGCGCGACTTGAGAAGATCTACGACGACCAGGCAGCAGCAGCCTATCGGCGTGTTGTCCTCGAGCACTCCGCCGCACCTCACGTTGAGGACGCCAAAGACCGGCTCGCAGCGATGAATCTCCCGATTCCCGTGCCGACGCCGGAGCAGGTGGCAGCTAGCGTTGCACTCGAAAACAGCCGCGCCCAGTACAAGCTGACGGATCGCGTCGGCTTGATCCTGTTCCGTAAACCCGACGTGGTGACGGCGGCAAGAATCGGCGATCCTCCTCTGACCGACCCCAAAGCTACGCTGGCTCCGACGGTAACCCGTCAGGTCTACGCCGACTTCAACAGCGCCCTCAACCCAAACGCCGCAGTAGCCAAGCCAGTTGCAGCACCGACGGAGAGTACACCGGCATCCGCAACGGACGCATCAGCGGCTCCGGCAGCAGCGCCGGCCGCTCCGGCAGCCCCGCTTCAACTGCAGGACGTTCCCACAGCAGCGGGCGGTTCCGGAGATACTTCAGCAGTAATGACAGCAGTTCCGGGTAACTCCGGCGGCAGCTCAACCGGTGCTGGCAGCAACTCGTTGGGCGTGGAGATCGTCTCTCCTTCTTCGGCAGCGCCGGCAGCAGAAACGCCTGGCGGCCTGAAAGCTGTTGGGCCACCCAATGCCACCCCGCTCCCAGAGGTCGAGAAGGCAGCGCCCGCTCCGGATGCGGTCAACGATATCAAGCCCGGAACGCAACCGGCAGCTCAGACACCGCCTGCAAACGGCAAGAAGGTCAAGCCGGAGTTCGACAAGGGCGACGAGTCCTCCAGCAAACACAAGAAGAAGAAGGGTCTGGACAAGCTGAACCCGTTCTAA
- the rpe gene encoding ribulose-phosphate 3-epimerase, which yields MIELAFSILASDFAHLADEVAAAERGGGTIVHVDVMDGHFVPNITFGPPIVKALRPVTALPLDCHLMIENPDAFIADFAEAGADMISVHQEVCRHLHRTLQLIEQHGMKPAVVLNPATPVETLVEVLPMLHHVLVMSVNPGFGGQKFLPLALDKIAHLAELREEMGLNFRIEVDGGVAHDTVAQVVQAGADMLVAGSAIFSPGKIEQNAREFLAAARAAVPTQDGRND from the coding sequence GTGATTGAACTGGCTTTTTCGATACTTGCATCCGACTTCGCGCATCTCGCCGACGAGGTCGCGGCAGCCGAGCGTGGCGGCGGAACCATCGTCCATGTCGATGTCATGGATGGGCATTTCGTGCCGAACATCACCTTCGGGCCTCCCATAGTCAAGGCGCTGCGACCGGTTACGGCGCTCCCGCTCGACTGCCATCTGATGATCGAGAACCCGGACGCCTTCATCGCCGACTTCGCCGAGGCGGGCGCGGACATGATCAGCGTCCACCAGGAGGTCTGCCGTCACCTGCACCGGACCCTCCAACTGATTGAGCAGCATGGCATGAAGCCCGCCGTCGTCCTGAACCCTGCCACCCCGGTCGAGACGCTGGTTGAGGTCCTCCCCATGCTCCACCACGTCCTCGTCATGAGCGTGAACCCGGGCTTCGGCGGCCAGAAATTCCTTCCCCTCGCGCTGGATAAAATCGCCCATCTCGCTGAGTTACGCGAGGAGATGGGCCTGAACTTCCGCATCGAGGTGGACGGCGGCGTCGCTCACGATACTGTTGCGCAGGTCGTCCAAGCAGGTGCGGATATGCTCGTTGCCGGCTCCGCGATCTTCAGCCCGGGAAAGATAGAACAGAACGCACGCGAATTTCTTGCGGCGGCGCGCGCCGCTGTTCCGACACAGGATGGACGGAACGATTAG
- a CDS encoding excinuclease ABC subunit C — protein MAASFQFDHIVDFAPEQAQAILRAVPALPGVFALRGARESDEPYLTRTADLRRRMTRLLAPPESQSKRLNLRDKVARIEYSVTGSEFESTLVLYHAAAAQFGYAEARRRLKLHTPYFLRLTMENRFPRVYSTNKLSKRGLTQMYGPFPSRTAAERYCDAVLDLFKLRRCYEDLEPYPEHPGCVYQEMKKCLAPCNEACTPDQYAAEAAAVKAFFDTHGESMVIQIGLEREEASAAMEFEQAAALHTQWQKVKAAAALADELVRPIPALRAVIVQAAHATGDDTLEASLFLLEGGCLAGPQRLSTLGVRAVKEQTSVGSSLFAQPLMLQAVPLASTDSAPPAPEAANPGLASPEERAAEALAALGNKTQGSTDVAMLSDHLSLLRRWYYRPEKQRSGEVFFPTSDGGWPLRKILRGAARMTLGEPTAMAETRRDLAKGAKVRIPHEGRPEVERTVQVVEQVMEQPEPPQTFTSRRSRANE, from the coding sequence GTGGCGGCCAGCTTCCAGTTCGATCACATCGTAGACTTCGCTCCCGAGCAGGCACAGGCGATTCTTCGCGCCGTACCTGCGCTTCCAGGCGTCTTTGCGCTCCGTGGCGCACGCGAGAGCGATGAGCCATACCTAACACGCACAGCCGATCTGCGACGGCGGATGACCCGGCTGCTCGCTCCCCCGGAGTCGCAGTCGAAGCGTCTCAACCTGCGCGATAAAGTCGCCCGCATCGAGTACTCCGTCACCGGCTCCGAGTTCGAATCGACGCTTGTGCTCTACCACGCAGCGGCCGCGCAGTTCGGTTATGCCGAGGCGAGGCGCAGGCTGAAGCTGCACACGCCCTACTTCCTACGGCTGACGATGGAGAATCGCTTTCCCCGCGTCTACTCGACCAATAAGCTCTCGAAGCGCGGACTGACGCAGATGTACGGCCCCTTTCCGTCGCGGACAGCGGCAGAGCGCTACTGCGATGCGGTGCTCGATCTCTTCAAACTGCGCCGCTGCTATGAGGATCTGGAGCCCTACCCCGAGCATCCCGGATGCGTGTACCAGGAGATGAAGAAGTGCCTCGCGCCATGCAACGAGGCGTGTACTCCGGATCAGTATGCCGCCGAGGCCGCCGCCGTCAAAGCCTTCTTCGATACCCACGGCGAGAGCATGGTCATCCAGATCGGCCTCGAGCGGGAGGAGGCATCCGCTGCGATGGAGTTCGAGCAGGCAGCGGCCCTCCACACCCAGTGGCAAAAGGTCAAAGCCGCCGCCGCGCTGGCCGATGAGCTGGTCCGCCCCATTCCAGCTCTGCGTGCGGTCATTGTGCAGGCGGCACACGCAACCGGCGACGACACCCTCGAAGCCTCCCTCTTCCTCCTCGAGGGCGGCTGCCTTGCTGGTCCCCAACGCCTCTCAACCCTCGGCGTCCGCGCAGTCAAGGAGCAGACCAGCGTCGGCAGCAGTTTGTTTGCCCAGCCGCTGATGCTACAAGCCGTTCCATTGGCCTCAACCGACAGCGCCCCTCCTGCACCAGAGGCTGCCAACCCAGGTTTAGCAAGCCCCGAGGAGCGCGCCGCCGAAGCGCTCGCTGCCCTCGGCAACAAGACCCAAGGAAGCACCGACGTTGCCATGTTGAGCGATCATCTGTCGCTGCTGCGCCGCTGGTACTATCGTCCCGAAAAACAACGGTCCGGCGAGGTCTTCTTCCCCACCTCCGACGGAGGCTGGCCACTGCGCAAGATTCTGCGCGGCGCAGCTCGGATGACGCTCGGTGAGCCCACCGCCATGGCCGAGACCCGGCGCGATCTGGCCAAGGGAGCGAAGGTGCGCATCCCGCACGAAGGCCGTCCCGAGGTCGAACGCACCGTACAAGTCGTCGAGCAAGTCATGGAGCAACCCGAACCTCCACAGACCTTTACCAGCAGACGCTCGCGCGCCAACGAGTAG
- a CDS encoding metallopeptidase TldD-related protein, which produces MSSVAPALSSDLKQLASDVLTKAMKAGATDAEAVVYEGDEFETRVRLGQVEMLKESGSRAVGLRVFIGQRTASTSSSDFSDESIARLVDGAITLAKITSEDPFAGLPEPEAFGKLAGDLALYFEDVNEQPPAERIEIARRAEAAAMAFDTRIQNSGGGDFDTSTSHKILMNSRGFIGEYRRSYCGFSTSPIAQDEKGGMQRNYWFSNSRTTKKLESPEEIGRIAAQRALRRLGARQVKTQKAPVVFSPEIARSIIGNIFDAANGDAIYRHATFFADMLGQQVAGENITVVDDGTLVFDEGGIKVGGFGTSPFDSEGLPTRRTVLVEKGILKNYVMNTYTARKLGMASTGNASRGLAGTPGIGAGNFYLEPGTLTPEQLIGDVKDGLYVTETMGFGVNLVTGDYSQGASGLWIENGELAYPVEEITIAGNLKDMYKNIVAIGNDLVFRSASAAPTIRIEGMMIAGS; this is translated from the coding sequence GTGTCTTCTGTTGCCCCTGCTCTCTCGTCCGACCTGAAACAACTCGCCTCCGACGTCCTCACCAAAGCCATGAAGGCGGGAGCGACGGACGCTGAAGCGGTCGTCTATGAGGGCGACGAGTTCGAGACACGTGTCCGTCTGGGACAGGTTGAGATGCTGAAGGAGTCCGGCTCCCGCGCCGTCGGCCTGCGCGTGTTTATCGGGCAGCGGACGGCAAGCACCTCGTCCTCCGACTTCTCCGACGAAAGCATCGCACGGCTGGTCGACGGAGCCATCACCCTGGCGAAGATCACCAGCGAAGATCCCTTTGCCGGATTACCCGAACCGGAAGCCTTCGGCAAACTCGCTGGCGATCTCGCGCTGTACTTCGAGGATGTCAACGAGCAGCCGCCTGCGGAGCGGATCGAGATCGCCCGACGAGCGGAGGCAGCGGCCATGGCCTTCGACACCCGCATCCAGAACTCAGGCGGCGGCGACTTCGACACGTCCACGTCGCACAAGATCCTGATGAACTCACGCGGCTTCATCGGCGAGTACCGTCGCAGCTACTGCGGCTTCTCCACCTCTCCGATTGCGCAGGATGAGAAGGGCGGGATGCAGCGAAACTACTGGTTCTCGAACTCGCGGACCACAAAGAAGCTCGAATCGCCCGAAGAGATCGGCCGCATCGCTGCCCAGCGTGCGCTCCGCCGCCTCGGAGCGCGCCAGGTGAAGACCCAGAAGGCCCCCGTCGTCTTCTCGCCGGAGATCGCCCGATCCATCATCGGCAACATCTTCGATGCGGCCAACGGCGACGCTATCTATCGGCACGCGACCTTCTTTGCCGACATGCTCGGCCAGCAGGTCGCGGGCGAGAACATCACCGTCGTCGACGATGGCACCCTGGTATTCGACGAGGGCGGCATCAAGGTCGGCGGCTTCGGCACCTCTCCCTTCGATAGCGAAGGTCTGCCGACGCGGCGGACGGTGCTCGTTGAAAAGGGCATCCTCAAGAACTACGTGATGAACACCTATACCGCCCGCAAACTGGGCATGGCCTCGACCGGCAACGCCTCGCGCGGTCTCGCCGGAACCCCTGGGATCGGTGCCGGCAACTTCTACCTTGAACCCGGAACCCTTACCCCCGAGCAGCTTATCGGCGACGTGAAGGACGGCCTCTACGTCACGGAGACCATGGGCTTCGGCGTGAACCTCGTCACCGGCGACTACTCGCAGGGCGCAAGCGGCCTCTGGATCGAGAACGGCGAGCTCGCCTACCCGGTCGAAGAGATCACCATCGCCGGCAACCTGAAGGACATGTACAAGAACATCGTCGCCATCGGAAACGACCTCGTCTTCCGCAGCGCGAGCGCAGCGCCGACCATCCGCATCGAAGGCATGATGATCGCCGGGTCCTAA